The nucleotide window AGCCACCGCCCGCAATAACTTAGGACGCTTGCGGGTCTTCGGCAATCGCCGGTATCGCGCAAAGCTGGTCGGCCAGAGCTTCGATGCGCTCGGCGAGGCCGCCGAGCATCTGATGAAGTGCCTCGTGCGCGCCGCCGACATCCGCAGCACCGATCGTCGCGCCGAGCCCGTCCGATCCCGGGCCCGCGCCCTCGCGCGCACCACGCAGGCGGGCGATTTCCTTGTGTTTCTCGCCCACCTCGTCGGCGAGCAGAAGGCTTGTCAGCAGCAGCAGCCGGGTATCGCCGACGGCGCCCACACTCGCGGCGAGACGCGTAATCCGCGCATCGACCTCGGCGGCGAGGTGTTCGACATGCCCTTCCTGACCGTCATCGCAACTGACATCGTAGCGACGGCCGTTTACCGTGAGCGAAACCTGCGCCATGAGTTCAATCCAACCAGGTCCTAAACATCTGCCGCACCGTCCAAATCCGCCAGCGTCATTCACCGATGGCGGTCTTGAGCCGCGCGATCGCCGCATCGAGATGCTCGGCGAGGGTACGCTGCATGGCACGCATGGCGGCGGCCTCCGCCTGTAACGATCGCATCCGTGCGGCGTCGTTGCCGGCGGCGCGCTCGCGCTCGGCGATCGCGCCTTCCAGCCGGTCGACCGCCCGTGACAGCCGGTCGAGGCCGCCGCGCAGGCCGTCACCAAAAACCGCTTGTTCGCTCACCCGATCCTCCGCTCCGCCGAGCTTTGCCGCCGACGGAAAATAGGGGCCGGTTTTCCGGTCCGTCAACGCCGTTGGCGGTCGAAAAAGCCGTTGACGAGGCCTTTCGATCCGACGATTGTGCCGCCGAGACCAACAATGACGCCTCCCTTGCCAGAATCCGGGGGATGTGCGGCTGGCTTGCCGGCCCGGTCCGGAAGTTCATTAATAAACAAACACCGACGGGCGGGGCGTCAAGTTCACTCCAAGGAGGTTATAAATGGCGGTTCGGGTTGGCATCAACGGCTTCGGGCGTATCGGACGGCTTGTCCTGCGCGCCGCAATGGAGCAAGGCCGTAACGATATCGAATTCGTCGCGATCAACGATCTCGGCGATGTCAAAACCAATGCTCATCTGCTGAAGTACGATTCCGTACACGGCACCTTTCCCGGCGACGTCAGCGCCGATGACAGCAGCATCACCGTCAGCGGCCACAAGGTCCAGGTGATGGCGCAGCGTGATCCGACCAAGCTGCCGTGGAAAGACCTCGGCGTCGACATGGTCTTCGAGTGCACCGGCATTTTCAGCGACCGCGACAAGGCCGCCGTGCATCTCGATGCGGGCGCGCCCAAGGTTCTGGTATCGGCCCCGTCGAAGGGTGCGG belongs to Rhodospirillales bacterium and includes:
- a CDS encoding cell division protein ZapA translates to MAQVSLTVNGRRYDVSCDDGQEGHVEHLAAEVDARITRLAASVGAVGDTRLLLLTSLLLADEVGEKHKEIARLRGAREGAGPGSDGLGATIGAADVGGAHEALHQMLGGLAERIEALADQLCAIPAIAEDPQAS
- a CDS encoding aldehyde dehydrogenase, whose amino-acid sequence is MAVRVGINGFGRIGRLVLRAAMEQGRNDIEFVAINDLGDVKTNAHLLKYDSVHGTFPGDVSADDSSITVSGHKVQVMAQRDPTKLPWKDLGVDMVFECTGIFSDRDKAAVHLDAGAPKVLVSAPSKGADNTVVYGVNHKTLTQDQKVVSNASCTTNCLAPPAYILDKALGIERGYMTTIHSYTGDQRIVDTLHKDLRRARGAALSMIPTSTGAAKAVGLVLPHLKGKLDGSAIRVPTPNVSVVDLVFIAKKST
- a CDS encoding DUF4164 family protein gives rise to the protein MSEQAVFGDGLRGGLDRLSRAVDRLEGAIAERERAAGNDAARMRSLQAEAAAMRAMQRTLAEHLDAAIARLKTAIGE